Below is a genomic region from Candidatus Firestonebacteria bacterium RIFOXYD2_FULL_39_29.
GATCAGACCTACGCTTTGTACTCTCTTACGCAGGAACAGTTAAAGCACGCGCTTTTTCCGGTGGGGAAACTTAAAAAAGATAAAGTAAGAAAGCTGGCGAAAAAATACGGACTCCTCGTGGCTGAAAAAAAAGACAGCCAGGAAATATGTTTTGTTCCGGATAGGGACTACGCAGGGTTTTTGCGGACTAACTTTAAAGTTAAAGTAAAAAAAGGCGATATTGTCGACCTGAAAGGCGAAAAGATCGGACGGCATGAGGGGATCATTAATTATACGATAGGCCAAAGAAGAGGCCTCAAGATCCCGGCCCGCGAGCCGTTATATGTCAACCGGCTTGATTCCAAAAAAAACAGAGTGGTGATAGGAACGAAAGCAGATGTATTTGGTAAAGTTCTTTATGCTAAAGATGTTAACTGGATAAGTATTTCGAAACTTGTTAAGCCGTTGAAAGCTAAAGTTAAGACCAGATACAGCAGTCCTTTGTCGGATGCAATAATAAAACCCTCTAAAAAAGGTATTGAGGTAAGATTTGTAAAACCCGAATGGGCAATATCTCCCGGACAAGCTGTGGTGTTTTACAGAGGACGTGAAGTGCTGGGCGGAGGCGTAATAAAGTAATAACTAAGATCAAAGCACTAAGCACTAAACAATAACTAAGATTAAAATACTAAGCACTAAAAAGGAAGATGATTAATATAATTACATCGATTTCGTTTAAGTATTGTTTTGTTAAGTATTAGTAATTTGTTTCGAATTTAGTGCTTAGAGCTTAGTAATTGATTTTAAGTTTGTTTAGTGCTTAGAATTTAGATCTTAGAATTTGTTTCAGAGGGAGATCTTATGTCCGAT
It encodes:
- a CDS encoding tRNA 2-thiouridine(34) synthase MnmA, with protein sequence MTFAGKRVVVAMSGGVDSSVAAAILKDKGFEVIGVTLKLVPDDDACGVCCSASAVLDAKKVAFKLGIPHYTINLKKEFYKYVIKDFGEEYIAGRTPNPCVRCNSYIKFGLLLQKALALKADYIATGHYASVSYNKKTNRYILEKGLDPKKDQTYALYSLTQEQLKHALFPVGKLKKDKVRKLAKKYGLLVAEKKDSQEICFVPDRDYAGFLRTNFKVKVKKGDIVDLKGEKIGRHEGIINYTIGQRRGLKIPAREPLYVNRLDSKKNRVVIGTKADVFGKVLYAKDVNWISISKLVKPLKAKVKTRYSSPLSDAIIKPSKKGIEVRFVKPEWAISPGQAVVFYRGREVLGGGVIK